GACTGATGCCATGCTGCCTGCAGATATAGTAATAGTGGTTACGCCATTGTTTATAGTTGTATTGAGTCGGAACCATCGAATGGGCAGGATTAGCTATCAAAGCTTTTGCCTGCGCTAATACGGTGCGTTGGTATTCCGTGGTAATGGGGATAATACGATCCCGTCCGCCTTTAGTGCCCCAATTGACTGCAAGATAATTCACTTTATCTGCTCCGTGCGGTTTTAGCAAAGCAGCTTCTTTCATGCGTAAACCAAAGGCACGTTGCAATTCTAGCTGTAGGGCAATAAATTTATCCTGCGCTTGGATGATATCAAGTTTATGTTTTAAATCCTGTTGCTGACTGCTCCAGGTTTTATCTATTTGAGCAGCCAAATGACGTGTTACGCTTTCAGGGTGTTTAACATAATTTTCTGAACTACGGATCATCCCGGGCTTGCCTATCCACTCTGCAAATACTCGGAATGTGCTAATGCGGTTTTGAATGGTCGAGGCGGATAGTTTCTTGGCTTCCCAAGCATGACCCAAAGCAATGATATGCCGTTCTTTAAAACCACGAACATCATCGAGTTTATAACCTAATTCGCGCAACTCTTTAAACCCGCGCCATAAAATTTCCTGGCGGGCATCCTGGGTGGCAAAGCTTACCGCTTTGCCACCGACAGCAGCGGTTTTATTATTCGCCTTCAACACTGCTTGTAAAGTTGATTTCCAGCTCATGCTAAATTCCTTAATTCAATTTTATTTGGCAATACGTAAGTGTTTTACCGACACTGCCCTACAACGTTTCCGCCATAGTTACAGTTCTGTTACCAGATGATGCATTGCGCATCAGTCAACCCCACTTTAGGACTGCAGGGGAGCTCAGATTAGAAAGGGGATTTACCCGCTGCCAACGAGGGAGCTTTCTACCACATGCGGTTACGGTTCTGCCAAGTGTTGTAAACACACAGCAAAACAGCAGGCAACAATGCCTGATTCATGCAGATGATTTTAGAAGAGCCGAAAATCATGCTATATCGGCTTGAGTATAGTAGAACCACTGAACCTTTTGTGGTGCAGATATTAAAATCAATACCTAACGCCAGGCCAGCAGATGATACGTAAATTACAGAAAATATAATCTGTGGTATTTACGCTCATGGATAAAGTAGAAAATAGTGCTAAACAAAACACTATTTGAGTTGTAAAGTAGAATTCTCACCAACTGCGTGAGGAGTGTGATGAATATCTTTCTCACAAAAGATACCAGCATTCATCACGGTTGTTTTGCTGGGTTTTTACTGCCATTTTGAGTCGGGCAGATACGACGCATACCGATTAATTTATCAGAATTTTAATGACAAACAAATACCAAAACGTTCTGAGTTATTCTGATTTGATTTTTTCAACTTTTTATTCAGGGTACTATTCACTGTTGAAAATCAGAATAAAGTAATTTTGTTTCAACAGCTTATCAGTAGCGTGATCGCACTCTCTGTTGACAGAGCTAACGCTCTTCAACAGAGAGTGCTTTAATTTTCAGTGTCGCAAAAAATGGAAGCTAAAAAAAATCCCTATAAATACACCCATACCGGCTAGGAAGAAAAGACAAAGATCATGTTTAAATTGAGATGTAATTTTATGCCAAAATTCCAGTTCATCTAAAATTTCATTAGCGTATATTTTTAAGCTGGATAATTTCGATCGCAGAGTTGAAAGTTGTTGTTGCCCAGAATTGTAATCACGAAAGCTTAATTCAGTGAGTTGATTAATTTCACTAATAAGTTTAGCCATTTCTTGAGCGCATTCCCGTAGATTGCTTATGCTCATCGCGGTTCTCCTTGTAGATGAGGAATATTACTTTTTATTAAGCTGGATAGAATAGATTCGCTCAAAAGAGAAGCTTCGAGAAGGAAATCGCTGATGGCTGCAAAATAGTAATACATTAGCGTTGCAGGACAATCCAGCAGCTCTTTCACGATCACTAAATCTATTAATGTTTTAGCTTTAAGAATGTTTTCGTTCAGGGATTCTTGAATTTGGGTTTGTAAAATCATGGAATGGTTAGTGCCATTACTCATTGTTAGACTCCTGAAATTGATATGATGGTTATGCGAGATGCCTAAGTGATCCAGTGAATTAGGATTGGAGCAAACGGGCGCCGCGCATTTAGTAATATATTAGTTACTATAATATCTAAAAAGTTACCAAAAATCAATCATCTTTGACCCTGCAAAACTTTATGCTAAGTTGCATAAAAGGATTAGTGTAATTAGGGGTTACTATGCCAAATAAGAAAACGTTCTGGGCTAAAGCGGCATCAAACTTGCTTAGAGTTGAACTTGCCAAGCGGGGCATGAGCTATGGTGATTTAAAAATAAAACTTGCGAATATTGGGGTGGTGGAAAGTGAAGCAAATATAAAAAATAAGTTTTCCCGAGGCACATTCAGTACGATTTTTTTTCTGCAGTGTTTGCGAGCTTTAGAGGTAAAAAAACTGGAATTAGATGAAACTATTTTCACTGATGCGAAAGCTGCGAAGTGATAAGATTTAAAATCGTTAACAAGCAATCCCCCTGAAAAAGTGAAAAATGTGAAAATTGTTATTGCTGAGAACACTTTTTTCACAATTTTCACTTTTTCAGGCACCTCTGAAGTTTTAAAAATATTTTTTAATGTTAAGAAAATAATTGCGGATTGATATAGTATAAAGTAGTTGGTTTACGCGTTGGCAGTTTAATCGCTTGACTAATAATATTGCGCTGCTGCAATACTCGTAATCCCTTCAATAACCGCTCGGCTTTGCCTAACTTCCTACCGCGCATGGCTAAAGTAATCTCCGACTGAGTGAAATTAGGATTAGTCCGCTCCCGCAACCAATGAAAAATAGCTTTGGCATCTTCCATATCTTGATCTACTCCCATCAGGCTGAATGCAGCAACGGCGTGCTCGGTGAGTAAAGCCGCAATTTCAAGCGCATTGTTCATGATGTTTTCTGAAATGCAGTTGATCTCCCGTTCCTGTTGTGCCACCTTCAATAAGCCAGCAATGCGTAAAGCATAACCGCAAATTTTCCCTCCCCAGCCTTGGCAATTGCTCAGTTTCCCTTCAGGTCTTAGTTGAATTTCAATGTGGGATTGAAACGCGCGCCATAATTGAAGGGCTGCATCAGATAAAGTCAGTGCAGCAACGGAATTGTTTTGAGCATCTAGGGCGTATTTGTTTAGCAAACCAGTCACTTCGGCATGATATGCATTTTGTATGGATGGTGGGATAGGTGGTTTATCATGCGTTCGGTATCCCAGCTTGCTTTTGGGCAGCACATACAAAAACCGTTCCAGCACCCCGTTACCGAAATAAGCGCGCTTTTCACTCATGCTTTGGATGATGCTGGGCTGAACAGTCAGCACTACCGTTAAAAACGGATTAAGCGCAATGCTAGAATCTTTGCGCCTGATGCGTACTTCACCGCCGTCAATCCCTTTCAGTAGAATATCGACATTAGCTAGACCATTGCTATAAAGTCCAGCTAATGTTTCCAGAATGCCGCCTTCATCGGAAAAAATTGCCAGTCGCCCGCCTTGTTCATGCACCAAATATGCCAGAGATTCAGGAGTGACATCGTTGATAAATAGAGTAGGCAAGGGCGGCACTGCGGTGAGTGTCGCTTCTTTGGCGGAAATCTCTGCAATCAACAATTGCTGCTCAGCGATATCATTGGCTTTGGCGGCTTTCAAACGCAGTCCTTCAATAATCTTTTCCTGAGTTTTACGTTCTGAAGACAGACGCTTGATATTCCCTTCCAAGAGAAGGCGTTGTGCATTTTCCCAATCGATTAAAGGCTTGGTGCATTGCGCCAGCACCAGCGATTTATGATTGGCTGGGGGCAGGGCGATCAGTGTATAAAGATTTATTGGCTCCTGCCAACCTGGAATCGGGGAAACAACGAAGCGTTTGCTTAAACAGGCCGATAAGACCCCAAGAATGACCATCACGGATAAGGCTTCTGGAGTTTCAGTAGTGCAAGCTAAAGCGGAGGCAAATTCACCAAAAACGCCAGGTAAAAGGTTCGCTGGAATTTTGGGTGTTTCGAGTTCATTAAAAAGTATTGGTTCATCCCAGGCGCTAGATTCAGTTATTGCCGGGAGTTCTATTACGGGTGGATGAGTCATCATATTTTTTTTCCATCCTATATTGCAATTAGTACTAAAAGAATTTTACCGGCGCCACTGGCTTGAACAGCTTGGGCGAGCGCCATAGCTTCATTGAATTGACAAGGCTTTGAATACATTACCCAGACTTCTCGTTGGTAGCAAAAGCTCAAGTTATAACGACTGGGATGTTCTTTGCAAAATAAGCACTGTCCTTTTAGGCGATGCGTAAAGCGCAAGCTATGGATATCAGCTGTGATAGATAGTGGGTTTACTTTGGGAAAGTGCAAAAGCTCTTGATAATAGCTGGGATAGGGCAAGGTTTGGTAAGTCTGGTAATATAGGTGCCTGAGTCTATTAATCTCAAAATTATTATTAACCATAGTGATTTTTCCGTAAGTTATTCATCTCGCGATATTTTTTTGCTGCAAACTTTGGGCGGTACTTAAAAGCCGACCACGTTCATTAAGCCATTGGTCTAAATCTTCTTTGTAATAAAAAACACGTCCCCGCTTGATAAAGCGTGGTCCTGTGCCTTCGCTGCGCATCATGGCCAGGGTTTTTTCTGTATACCCTAAATAGAGTGCAGCATTTTTGGTATTAAAGCGGCCATCTGGGAACATCATGATGCTGGGAGAAGCAAGGGAAGGGGTTTGCATGATTATATGCTCCTGTATTTAGGAAATAGTTATGATAAAATAGATTAATAGATTATAATGTAATTTACAACATTACATTTATGGGTCGGATAAAAGTAGATATTTTTAGAACAGAGTAGAACTCTTAAAGAGGAGAATAATATGGCTAGAAAGAAAGGTGCAGGTGGGAAGCTGAATCGTACTGAAATCCTGCAAGCACGCCTGAACTCAAAACTTCGTTTTGCCGCTGAAATTTTATCTCGGCTTGAACGTCGCACTGTATCTAGTCTGGTCGAGGGTTTAATTGAAAAAGCAGCTAAGGAAACTACAGTGGAAATGGTGCCATTATATCCATCTCCTGACGCAGTGTTCTTTGTTGAAGATCATGAGGTGCAAAAAATTACTCTGGATAAAGCGCTGCTACAAATTTGGAGTGAAGAAGAGTCAGATCGGTTTGTCGCTTTTGCAATGTGTTTCCCTGACTTGCTCAATGATTATGAGTATCGTTTGTGGGAAATTATCAAGCTCACACAGTATTTTTGGAAGTATTTTCGGGTTGAGGTAAAAGATGAGAAAGGGCAAGTGACAGGTGAACGCTGGTGGCCAATGCTAGAATATTCTGGCGTTATACGAGAGCATTTGCGTCAACATTGGAAAATATTGAATGAGGTTGTTTCGCGTCGTAGACCTTTCAGTGATATACGCGAGCTAGTAGAGACAATGGGTGAAAAAGTGGAGAAACCTGAGAATTACCCAGAACTATCGGAAGTGATGAGGGATTTATGGCAATCAAATTCGAAAAAATAACCCGCTTGAAACAGCGTAAATTAAGCGTAAAGCAAAAATTGGAAGAACACGGTATTACTTTTGAGCGTTTAGCTAATGGTGATGGCCGCTATACGGTTAATATCATGGTGGATGGTCAGCGCATCCATCGTGTGGTAGGCAAAGAATCTGAAGGTGTCACTCGAGTACAGGTGGAGGAACTGATTGCTAAATTACGCACTGATGCCCGACATGGCCGGTTGAGTCTTCCTAAAGGTCGTAAGAATAGTTTGGTATTCAAAGAGGCGGCGGAAAAATATTTGGCTAAATTGAAACAGGAAGCTGGAAAAGATTTAGAAAAAAAGAATTATCGTTTGAATTTACATCTGATTCCATTTTTTAACGAAAAGCCTTTATCACAGATTGATAGTTCTGATGTAGAACTGTATAAAAAACAGCGGTTGGCAAATAGTGCAAAGCCAGGCACAGTAAATCGTGAATTGGCTACACTTTCGCATTTGCTAAATAAGGCATTGGAGTGGAAATGGCTGCAACATTCACCATGTCGTATTAAAAGACTGCCTGAAGGTCAGGGGCGTATTACTTACCTAACCACTGAACAAATTAAGCGCCTGTTGGAGGTAGCTAAGCGAGACCCGTCACCACATATTTATCTATTTACCATGATTGGCCTTGAAACCTCTATGCGTAAGACGGAAATTTTGTCGATTAAATTGCAGAATATAGATTTAGGGCGAAAAATGATTTATATCCCTAAAGCTAAAGCAGGTGCTAGGGAGCAGCCGATTACTCAGCGTTTGGCGAATGCCCTAAAGCTTTATCTGGAAGGGGTTGGAGAAGAGCAAGAATGGCTGTTCCCTTCCAAACGTTCTGTAACTGGCTATTGCGTGAATATCGAAAAGCCTTTCCGCCGCGTGGTTGCAGAGGCAGGGCTCGATGTCAAACAGATAGTGAGGCATACTTTGCGGCATACTGCGATTACCCATTTGGTGCAAGCTGGGGTTGATTTGCCAACGGTGCAACGGATTTCAGGGCATAAGACTCTACAGATGGTGGTGCGGTATAGCCATCAGAATGGCCAGCATATTCAAGAGGCAATGGATGCTTTGGAGCGGCGATATAATAATGCTGGGGAAGGAGCATAAATGAAACCGAGCGTAATTATGATTGCAGGTCCGAACGGCGCTGGTAAAACCACTGCCGCCATGACGCTGTTACCTGATTTTCTGCATATGCGTGAATTTGTTAATGCGGATGAGATAGCCAGAGGTTTATCACCACTAAATGCTTCCTCTGTTGCTATTGAGGCCGGACGCTTAATGTTAAAACGATTACACACTCTGATTGAACAGCGCAAACATTTTGCTTTTGAAACGACGAGCGCTGGTCAAGGACATATTCGCACTTTAGAACGGTGTCGTGATGCAGGTTACGAGATTAGTCTGGCTTTTCTGTATTTACTATCAGCTGAAGTCGCTATTGACCGAGTCAAACTCGTTTCTCAAGGTGGGCATGATGTGTCGCAGCCTGATATAATTCGTCGCTACAATAAAGGGATAAAGATGTTCTTTACCCGTTATGCTCCATTGGCTGATAAGGTAGAGGTTTATGACAATAGCTATGGAGATACAAGATTAGTAGCTGATAACTGCCTGGATAAATCATGGAGAGTATACCAACCGGCAGTTTGGAAAGAAATTCAGGAAAAAATCAATGAAAGATAATCAAGAACCAATTCCTTCAATACATGATGTTTTAGGTCCAGCCCTACATAAGGCATTTCTCCGGGCAGCTGAACTTGCGAAACAAACTCGCACTTATCTTGTTGTGCAAGAGGGAGATAGAATAAGGCATGTTTCCTATGAAGAAATTGATGCTTTTGTGGCAGAACGTAATATTTTTAAGGAAAGAAAATAAAATCTATCATTGAGGCTTGAAAATACAACGCTAGGATTATAACTAAAAATCTATGAATAATTTTTTCTCTCATATTATTTCATTTGGGCTTTCATTAGGTCTTATTTTTCAGATCTGGTTGTATTGGAAAAACTCAGTCTATAAAAAATCTGAAGCTTTTCTAAATGAAATAAAAAACAGTTTTGATAATGCGACCAATCTTATATCTAGTCAAGATAATACTAGTTCAAAATGGCATGCCGCAACAAATTCGTTGAGGCAATGTATTGCTCTCGGGGAAAATTTAAAAATTAAAGAGCATAAAATAATATATGTAGTAAAATATTTGGATGTAATATATAAGATAACCTGCCAGATTATGGCGATTGATTCTCCTGAATTTTTTTCTGGAGTTAGAGCCTATCAAGTTGGAAGTGTTATTAAACAGCTTGTACTCATGACTGAACCCAAATTATTGACTCTGTCTTACACCAATCCAACTCCAGAGCTTATTGAAATAGGTAGGAATCGTGTGCTCATCTCTTGTGCACAGCTTTCTTTTTTATTACGTTTTCTAGGGAAAGCACAATATTTTCATAAAGAAAATTTTGGAAACACAGAGAAAGAGTATAAAAAAGTCTTTGTATTTCTTACCAATAAAATAGAGGAAGAGGTGCTAACCCATAATGAGATTAGTGATTACTGTATGCTCTACCCTGTAGTGGTAGAGTACATAAAGATTTATGTCAAATATTTCTCGGATATAGAAAAAGGCGGAAAACCTTGTTAGAAATATTAAAAGTGATTATTTCAGAATCAGCTGTTTCATTTCCTTTGGAATTCTGGTTGAAACCGCTCACTTCTGTTTCAAATTGAATAAGTTATCAATGTTCAGATTTGACGTATTAGAGGGTAAATTACTATTATTGAGGATTGAAACTCCAGGGGTTGGAATTGTTAGAGGATTAGGCGAAGAATTTAAGTCGAATAAGTTATTGTTATATATTGAATGATATTTGTTACGTGATAATTCTTCCTGAAGATTTACAATCTCGTTCTTTAATCTGGAAATTTCACAGTGATGCTCTGAGCTAGATTTATCAGCTTCTGAACTGAGTTTTTTAAGATCAGCTTCGTGCCCTTCAATCTTTTTCTTTAGCTTCGTTATAATACCCAGCTTTAAATCCTCATCCTCTTTATTGAGTGCATCTTTTGGGATGATATTTTTCCAGTTTTGAATAGAATTTACAGCTTCCTCTTCTAACATGCCGCATAAGTTTATAATTTCGCTATAATTTCTGTTTGTTTCAATATCTTGAGATTTTTCTCGCAAAAAAGTGATAACACGATCCTCTAAAGCGGAAATATTGCTCAATAACAATTTAAGTGCATCAATGGAAACTCTTCCAATTTTAATAACTATGGTGTCGCTAGTAATTTCTTCATACCGCTTATATATTCGAGCTCCTATGATCCCAGAAGACAGACTACTTAAAATATTTAGCGCTGATGAAATCCATACAGTTTTCTCCACCAGAGGAGATATTGAAAAATATAGTAAAGCTATGGTTACAAGAATAAGGATAAAAGTCCATGGGTCCAAAATAACCTGACAAAAATCAATCCAGCGTTCTTTAAGTTTTTCCATTATAATTTCCAATTACTTAAGAAATGACCTCTTCCTTATCTTGGTTACACAGAAATTACACAGGCTTTAAGGCGGAGGAGAATGCGATATTATGAAAAATGGTTTATATTCAATCTATTATATGGTGGGCCCACTAGGACTCGAACCTAGGACCAAGGGATTATGAGTCCCCTGCTCTAACCAACTGAGCTATGGGCCCACGAGGGGAGAAGTATAGCTTAATAACAGCTAATGTAAATAACCCAATATAAGGAAAAGCTTTTATTCTTTCATGAAAAACTTCTCTTAGACTATTCCTTTTCTAAATCCGTAAAGCTAATCAATTTCTCAGCGCGGCTGGGATGGCGGAGTTTCCTTAATGCTTTGGCTTCGATCTGTCGGATACGCTCACGTGTCACATCAAACTGCTTACCCACTTCCTCTAACGTATGGTCGGTGTTCATTTCAATACCGAAGCGCATGCGCAATACCTTGGCCTCTCGGGAGGTTAGGCTGCCGAGGACATCATTGATGGCTTGTTGCAGGCCGGCGATGGTGGCGGCGTCGATGGGGGATTCTTGGTACATGTCTTCGATAAAATCGCCCAGGTGTGAGTCTTCGTCGTCGCCAATGGGGGTTTCCATGGAGATGGGTTCTTTGGCGATTTTTAGTACTTTGCGAATCTTATCTTCGCTCATTTCCATGAGTTTGCTGAGTTCTTCCGGGGTGGGCTCTTGGCCGGTTTCCTGGAGGATTTGCCGGGAGATGCGATTTAATTTGTTGATGGTCTCGATCATGTGCACGGGGATACGGATGGTGCGAGCTTGATCGGCGATGGAGCGGGTGATGGCTTGGCGAATCCACCAGGTGGCATAAGTAGAGAATTTGTAGCCGCGGCGGTATTCGAATTTATCTACAGCTTTCATTAGGCCAATGTTGCCTTCCTGGATCAGATCGAGGAACTGTAGGCCGCGGTTGGTGTATTTTTTAGCAATGGAGATCACTAGCCTTAAGTTGGCTTCGATCATCTCCTTTTTGGCGCGGCGTGCTTTGGCTTCGCCTATGGACATGCGGCGGTTGATTTCTTTGATTTCAGGAATAGACAGATCGGTTTCTGTTTCTATCACCTGGAGTTTTTTCTGGGCGCGCAAGACATCTTCAGCAACGAGTTTAAGTGCGGCGCTTTTGGCTTTGTGGCTTTTGATGTATTCGTTTAACCATTCATGGTTGGTCTCATTATTGGGGAATGAGGCGATGAAGGATTTACGTGGGGTGTTAGCACGGTTGACGCAAAGATCGAGGATGATGCGCTCTTGTTCGCGTACTTGTTCTAGCATTTCGCGCACGCGGCGAATTTGGCGGTTAAACTGCTTAGGTGATAATTTGAAGGCGGAAAATACATCTTGCAGGTTTTTCAAGTGTTTATCGGTGGTGCGGTGTTTTTTGCCGTGTTTGGCTTTAGCATTGAGATAGTTCTCTTGCATTTTAGCTAATTCGGCAAAACGCTCTTTGGCCAATTCGGGGTCGGGGCCGGTGTCGAGGATGCTGCCTTCTTCACCCCCTTCGCCACCTTCTTCCTCTTCGGCGACTAAGGCTTCTACATCGAGGTCGGCAACAGCCGGTAGAGGCGCGGGAGTGGTTTCACTTTCGTCTAAGAAGCCGGTGATGACATCGCTTAAGCGTTTTTCGTCATTCATAGCTTTTTTGTATTCAGCTATGACGGAATCGATGATGCGAGGATAGTGCGCCAGGGCAAACATG
The nucleotide sequence above comes from Gammaproteobacteria bacterium. Encoded proteins:
- a CDS encoding phage integrase N-terminal domain-containing protein, with the translated sequence MSWKSTLQAVLKANNKTAAVGGKAVSFATQDARQEILWRGFKELRELGYKLDDVRGFKERHIIALGHAWEAKKLSASTIQNRISTFRVFAEWIGKPGMIRSSENYVKHPESVTRHLAAQIDKTWSSQQQDLKHKLDIIQAQDKFIALQLELQRAFGLRMKEAALLKPHGADKVNYLAVNWGTKGGRDRIIPITTEYQRTVLAQAKALIANPAHSMVPTQYNYKQWRNHYYYICRQHGISRKDGITSHGLRHERLNELYLDITGQESPIKNSSNHANPQLDQVARQEIAEVAGHSRPAIASAYIGALN
- a CDS encoding DUF6471 domain-containing protein; protein product: MPNKKTFWAKAASNLLRVELAKRGMSYGDLKIKLANIGVVESEANIKNKFSRGTFSTIFFLQCLRALEVKKLELDETIFTDAKAAK
- a CDS encoding YfjI family protein; its protein translation is MMTHPPVIELPAITESSAWDEPILFNELETPKIPANLLPGVFGEFASALACTTETPEALSVMVILGVLSACLSKRFVVSPIPGWQEPINLYTLIALPPANHKSLVLAQCTKPLIDWENAQRLLLEGNIKRLSSERKTQEKIIEGLRLKAAKANDIAEQQLLIAEISAKEATLTAVPPLPTLFINDVTPESLAYLVHEQGGRLAIFSDEGGILETLAGLYSNGLANVDILLKGIDGGEVRIRRKDSSIALNPFLTVVLTVQPSIIQSMSEKRAYFGNGVLERFLYVLPKSKLGYRTHDKPPIPPSIQNAYHAEVTGLLNKYALDAQNNSVAALTLSDAALQLWRAFQSHIEIQLRPEGKLSNCQGWGGKICGYALRIAGLLKVAQQEREINCISENIMNNALEIAALLTEHAVAAFSLMGVDQDMEDAKAIFHWLRERTNPNFTQSEITLAMRGRKLGKAERLLKGLRVLQQRNIISQAIKLPTRKPTTLYYINPQLFS
- a CDS encoding helix-turn-helix domain-containing protein, with amino-acid sequence MQTPSLASPSIMMFPDGRFNTKNAALYLGYTEKTLAMMRSEGTGPRFIKRGRVFYYKEDLDQWLNERGRLLSTAQSLQQKNIAR
- a CDS encoding site-specific integrase is translated as MAIKFEKITRLKQRKLSVKQKLEEHGITFERLANGDGRYTVNIMVDGQRIHRVVGKESEGVTRVQVEELIAKLRTDARHGRLSLPKGRKNSLVFKEAAEKYLAKLKQEAGKDLEKKNYRLNLHLIPFFNEKPLSQIDSSDVELYKKQRLANSAKPGTVNRELATLSHLLNKALEWKWLQHSPCRIKRLPEGQGRITYLTTEQIKRLLEVAKRDPSPHIYLFTMIGLETSMRKTEILSIKLQNIDLGRKMIYIPKAKAGAREQPITQRLANALKLYLEGVGEEQEWLFPSKRSVTGYCVNIEKPFRRVVAEAGLDVKQIVRHTLRHTAITHLVQAGVDLPTVQRISGHKTLQMVVRYSHQNGQHIQEAMDALERRYNNAGEGA
- a CDS encoding zeta toxin family protein; this translates as MKPSVIMIAGPNGAGKTTAAMTLLPDFLHMREFVNADEIARGLSPLNASSVAIEAGRLMLKRLHTLIEQRKHFAFETTSAGQGHIRTLERCRDAGYEISLAFLYLLSAEVAIDRVKLVSQGGHDVSQPDIIRRYNKGIKMFFTRYAPLADKVEVYDNSYGDTRLVADNCLDKSWRVYQPAVWKEIQEKINER
- a CDS encoding TIGR04086 family membrane protein, yielding MEKLKERWIDFCQVILDPWTFILILVTIALLYFSISPLVEKTVWISSALNILSSLSSGIIGARIYKRYEEITSDTIVIKIGRVSIDALKLLLSNISALEDRVITFLREKSQDIETNRNYSEIINLCGMLEEEAVNSIQNWKNIIPKDALNKEDEDLKLGIITKLKKKIEGHEADLKKLSSEADKSSSEHHCEISRLKNEIVNLQEELSRNKYHSIYNNNLFDLNSSPNPLTIPTPGVSILNNSNLPSNTSNLNIDNLFNLKQK
- the rpoD gene encoding RNA polymerase sigma factor RpoD, which produces MSFETEKSEIKALIIKGKSQGYLTTADLNDGLPPEFIDPERIEDIISVFNNMGIEVFEQQPDVETLLLTEAGEDQEADEEVVVEELAAALVPVDSEFGRTTDPVRMYMREMGSVELLTRQGEIAIAQRIEEGTKNVMFALAHYPRIIDSVIAEYKKAMNDEKRLSDVITGFLDESETTPAPLPAVADLDVEALVAEEEEGGEGGEEGSILDTGPDPELAKERFAELAKMQENYLNAKAKHGKKHRTTDKHLKNLQDVFSAFKLSPKQFNRQIRRVREMLEQVREQERIILDLCVNRANTPRKSFIASFPNNETNHEWLNEYIKSHKAKSAALKLVAEDVLRAQKKLQVIETETDLSIPEIKEINRRMSIGEAKARRAKKEMIEANLRLVISIAKKYTNRGLQFLDLIQEGNIGLMKAVDKFEYRRGYKFSTYATWWIRQAITRSIADQARTIRIPVHMIETINKLNRISRQILQETGQEPTPEELSKLMEMSEDKIRKVLKIAKEPISMETPIGDDEDSHLGDFIEDMYQESPIDAATIAGLQQAINDVLGSLTSREAKVLRMRFGIEMNTDHTLEEVGKQFDVTRERIRQIEAKALRKLRHPSRAEKLISFTDLEKE